From Paenibacillus sp. PL2-23:
AGAGAACAGGCCGTCCTTCTATGAAGTGATGAAACGCGACCGGCTGCGCGCTGTCCCTTCAATTAAAGCGGCTTCTGCAAGAACGCCCGTCACCTACATGATCTTTGATATTCTCTACCAGAATGGCGCATGGGTGATAGACAAGACGCTGGCGGAGCGTCAGGCCCTGCTTCAGAGCCTGATCATCCCCCGACCCAACATCCAGCTCGTCCAGAACGCTGCCGATGGTGAAGCCCTGTTCCATTTAATGAAGCAATACGGGATGGAAGGCATTATGTACAAGGATCTGGGGAGCGCGTACGCGATTAACGGAAAGGACGGACGCTGGAGGAAGCGGAAGGTGTTCCACGATCTGATCGCTGTCATTGGAGGCGTCACGCTCCGGGACCGGCTGGTCAACTCCCTGCTGCTCGGCGTTTACACCGAATCAGGACAGCTGCAGTATATCGGTCACGCAGGCGGCGGCAAGCTGACTCGCAAGGACTGGACGGCTATTACGGAGATGGCCGCTGGCTTGCGAGCGGAGCGCATGCCCTTCGCGAATACGCCGGAGAGAAGCAAGGATGCGGTATGGATAACGCCTGCGCTTACTGTGAAGGTCGAATATTTGGAGCTTACACCGGGCGGCACTATGCGCCATCCTACCCTTCAAGCCATCGTTGACCGTCCGGGCAAGGATTGTACGACCGATCAGCTAAGCTGATTTTTCTGCATTCAGAATAATAAGCAGGCGCAGCCGCTTCAACTTGGTGAAGGACTGCGCCCGCTTGAGTTTTAGAAAATTTTGCGATTCACGCCAAGCAGCCTTCTTCTGCGGTCATTGGCTCGCTCTACGATGTCTGCCGGCGGCTTGTAGGCAGCGTTTACGTCGTGACTCATATGCGGCACAATAAATTTTTTGCGGTATATAATTTGCTGCACATACCTCGGCGTATCGCTTAGATTCGGAGCGCCCCGATGCCAAATTTGACTATTGAAGAGAAGACAGTCACCCGCATTGGCCAGGATGGAGACGGGGCCGGCCCCGTTATAATCCTCTATTTCCTCGCTGAACGATAGATGCTTGCCTGCTCTGTGCGAGCCGGGCACGACCTGTGTCGGGCCGAGCTCCTCTGTTATGTCATCCAGATAATATAACGCATTTAATAAGTAGATAGGCACAGGAATACGGGCATCCCACTCCACGCCGTCCGGCAGAGGGAAGAATAGCGCTTCGTCGACATGCCATTTGCTGACCCCGTTGTTTTTCATCGTGCGCATACCGTTCATACTGCTGAGCTGACACTCCGGGCCCAGCACCTCTTCGACGAATTCGATGACGCCCGGATGGTCGATCAATTGCTCGAATGGTTCCCCGCGCTCGAACATGGGTCCCTGCAGCATCACCTCCGGACCCTTCCCCTCGAATGCCAGGGCGATCCCTTCTTTAATGACAGAGGTCTGCTGGGGCGTCAGGGCATTCCGGAACAAAACATAACCATCCTGATGTAATTGCTGCAGCTGCTCGGCATACAAGCTTTCCGTTTTTATCATCATCTTCATACCACCTATCGATTAGATTGAATGAGGGCGCCTCACTTTTTTCATACGATTGCTTATTAACGGCTCGGTTGTCACTTCGATTTTTTGCGGAATTTTGTAGGGGGGCAGATGCTCCAGACAATAAGCTCGAATCATGCCTCGCAGCTCCTTCAAGCCGATCTCCTGGCGCAGCCTGACCGTAGCTTTGATAAGCTGGCCGGTAATGGCGCTGGGCTCCGCGGTTACCGCGACCTCGGAGATGCTGTCCATCTGCTCAATAACGCTTTCGATCTCCGCAGGATACACCTTCTCGCCGCCCACATTGATCAGCTCCGACCGCCGGCCTAGGATGCGAATGTCATTCCCTTCGACAATCGCTTCATCTCCTGTTCTCAGCCAGCCATCTCTAGTAAACGGGCTTGGGGCGTTCAGGTAGCCCAGCATGGCGGTGCCCGATTTCAGCTCCAGCAGCCCATCCACAATCCGGTACTGCAGCTCCGAATCGGCGATAGAGAAGGACAGCGACTCGGAGCTGGCAGAGCGTGTGCGCAGCACTCCGATTTCCGACATGCCGTAAGCTTGGACGGCGCGCACGCCGGGGAATTGCTTATTCCACAAGGCCAGCGTATGCGGGGGCATGACCTCGGAGCCGTAGGATACAACCTGCAGGCTCGACAGATCATAGTGCTGGCATACGCCGCTGATAAGCAGCAGCCTCATGAAGGTGGGGGACGTAGGCAGCACCTCAATCCGGTGCCGCTCGATCAAGCGGCACACCTCATGGGGCGAACGATCCTCCGCCACATACAGGCAGCCGCCGCTCGCAAGCGTCTGCAGCAAGATGTTGAGACCGCCGATATGATCGAACAGCATAAACGGGATCGTCCGGCTGCTGCGTCCGGCCGTCCGGAATTTACGCAGCAGCCGCTCGCTGCTATGCACCGCAGCCTTACTCTTGCCCGTCGTGCCCGACGAGAACAGCACGAGACCGCCCGAGCCTTCCTCTAGCAGCGAAGCAAGCAGAGGATGCTCCGCTCGTCGTCCCCTCTCCTCCATGGCGAAGTGAATCTGGTCGCCTGTCCACCTGCTACGGAGGGACACCTGCGCAATGTCCATATATTCGTCCCGTTTCCTGGCCGGCAGCTCGGGAGCAAGCGGCACCACCACACACCCTGCTCGCAGCAAGCCGAATAGCGCAGCCACAGCCTCCGGCGAATAATCCGCTTCCAGGGAAACGACATGCCTCTCGCCCGCCAACTTGTCTCCGCAGCTGAGCGCGCGTTTGACAAGCCATTCGTAGGTATAGACATTCTCCCGCCATACCATAGCCGGTCGCTGCGCATAATCGGCAGAGAAGCGCTTCAACAGCTCATCCACACTCATCCTGCCTCCTCCAGGCAGCCCTTCAGGTAAGCAACAAGGCTGTCCACCGTACGGAACGGATTATTGCTCCATTGCTGCGCAGCGCGATCCGACAGTGCGATCCGCGCGCCCAGCTCCTCCTCGACCGACTGCTCCACGACGGCCAGCAGCGAGACCAGGCCCAAGGAATCCAGGAAGCCGTCACGCCCATACAGCGGTGTATGCCCTCCCAGCTCTCCCGGCGCCTTCGCCGAATAAGCGTAAGCAATCTCCTGGCAGCCATCCAGCACAATGCGAAGCAGCTCATCCCGGTTCGGCGTGGATATGCTGGCTGACTCTTCTGAATCTTCGCCTTCCTGCTCCAGCAGCGGCGCAGCCCCGCCCGCATAAGCCTGGAGCCGCTCGTAGAAGCTGTATTCCTGATTGACCAGCTTGCCGATTACATCGAGCACCTCGGTTACGCTCTCTCCCTCTCGACGGGCGACAGCGGAGCTGACAAGCAGCTTGTGAGCATGCTCCCAGCTTCGAATCAAGTGGTCGAACTCTTCGGCGAAGGCCGTGAAGCCGTCACCCGGGAGTCGTACCACATCATAGAGCAAATCCCGGAAGAAATACCGGCTCCAGCGCATGTCGAACAGGAAGCCCGATGCTTGGCTGAATGCCGCTTGATCGGTCCGCGGCAGACCTTGGGCGAGCTGCCTCAGCAGCTTCAGCGACACGGCATGGCCGAAGAAATAGGTACGGCCGCCGGACTCCACCTCCCGGCCTGCCAGAAACTCATGCACATGCGTCAGCAGGACGCGAAGCAGCGCCTCCTCATAAGCGGCGGCGGACAAGGGCGCCTCCGGCGCAATCGATACGGTGCAATACGAATGCAGCTCCTCTCTCCGTTTGGCGGCGGCCAGCTCAGGGATGCATTGATTGCCCTTCCAGTAAGCGTCGAATACGGGAATCGGCAGCGAGCCCTTGAACCGGGCAGGCACAGGATCGTAGATATGCACCTCGGTTTCGCTGACCCCATATACAGCCAGCCAATGATCAACCAGATAGAGGCGCGACTGCGGATCCGTCAGCTTGCTGATGTATACCGGATTGAGGTAATCCTCGCAATAGGGCAGATAATAGCTGGTGCCCGTCGTAAGCATCAGCTCTCCTCTTGCCGTCAGCTCCCGCGCGAGCTCCAGACCCTCCTGAAGCCCCCCCAGCTCCGTATAGCCATTCATGAGCCAGATCGCTTCCTTGTAATTCAGCTTGTTGAAATAGGTCTTCACCAGTCCTTCGCTGGAGCATGCCGGCAAGCCATACAAGCGGGCTCCCGCCAGAAGCCCCAGGCTGCTGAAGCCATGCTGCCGCCTCAGCACCTCGTGTATAAGCGGAAAATTGCACGGATAGTAATACGGAATGTCTTCAAGTGGACGAAATGGCTCCATCCCCATCCATCCCCCTTCCTGTCTCGTTCGACTTGTTAACGGCAAAGCGTTCGATGGTGAAGTGAAGATCCAGCTCCTGGTCGGCGCGTATGCGTCGATTGGGAACACGATTCCCGTCCGCATCCAGCTCAAAGCGCCTGAAGCCTTGCGTGAACCGGAACTGGTACCCGCTGTCTCGCGGCACGAGAAACCGTCCGCTGTAGCGGCTGCCGCCAATCGCGGACAGCTTCATCCCCATGCCGCCGAAGATTGCGTCGGCCTGCGAGAATGCGGGCGGCACCTCAGCCGTCAAGGTTACGGATACGAGCTCTGACAGCTCCGCAACGACCGTATACCGCGATGAGGCGTGCAGCCCCTCCGCTTGTACATGAATCCAGGCCTCTCCCTCTTGTCTTGGAACTAATGTACCGTCCTCCCTAATATCCAGCACGTCCGGCCGCTCCGAATGGAAATCGCCCCGCAGGACGGTCATCAGCAAGCCGTTCTCGTACCGAATCAATGGATTCAGACGGACACGCGGTCCCTTGATCCCTACCTCCATTCGCCCATGCAGCTCCAGCGCGGCTGGTCTGCTCGGCTTGCCAAACATGTACAGAAGAGGCATTTCCACTCTCTGCGCCCAGGCGGTTTCTTCATGCGCGGCATCCGGCTGCAGGAGGAAGGCCAGCTCCTCCCTATGCCTGTAGCCTTGGCCCAGCAGCCGTTCCGCTGCCGCTCGCGCATGCTCCGGAAGGAACAAGCCCTCCGCGTCCCCGATATCCATCCATATTCGTCCCGGGCCGCGTCCCGGGTAATCCTGGTAGAGCTTCTCCTCGCGCAGTCCGGACGGCGATTCCGCATCCAGGCTCGCTTTGATGAAATAAGGGGATAGCAGGATCAGCTTGCCGAACACATCCGGATAACGGAAGCCGATATGGTACGACGACAAGGCGCCGGCGGAGGCGCCCATAAGCGCCGTATGGCCGGCATCCGTCATCGTATTGAAGCGACGGTCGATATAAGGCTTCAGCTCATGCACGATGAAATGCTCGTAATCGACGCCCGAGCAGCGGATTCTGTCCGCCTCCTCCTCCGGCGCCTTGAAATGATAAAATTCATTCCCCTCCACGGGCCTGACATGGCCGATGGCCACCACGATGATCCGTTCGATCCTCCCCTCCGCAATCAGACGATCGCAAGCCTCATCCACATGCCAGCTGTCGCCGCCGGGGCGAATGGAGGGGAAGGCTCGCTGTCCCGCATGCATATAGAGCACGGGATAACGTACAGCCCTGTCCTCCTGCTTGTAGCCAGGAGGCAGATACACATAAATCGAACGGTAGTTGGCAAGCCTGCTGGCGTAAAAGTCGGCAATCGTTACAATTGTGGAGTTTTCCTGCAATCTCTCTTCCTCCTTCTCCTGCTCTCTGCTTGCAAAGCTGCAACTGCCCCCCTTTCCGCATTGACCTTCTGCGGCGCCTCGCAGTCGCCGGCAACGACGAACAACCCCGTCACTCTGCAGAGTAGACGGGGTTGTTCGTCAACCGAACGGCTGCCGGTTTCCTAAACATGGCCCTCAGATTGTCATTTCTAAACTTCACCACTATAATAATCCACCGCTTTTAAAATGTAAATCATTTAATTTAATTTTAAATATTGACATTAATTCAAATATATATTTAGATATAAGTGCAAATATAATTTAAGGGCTATGCTTTTCTGGTATCGCGTTGGGGCATTCGCTTCCGCCGATGACAGGAACAACCCCGGCATCTCCGCAAGATTGGAGCTGCCGGATTTTTTTTGCCCAGGAAGGGAGGGTAACATTCGCTATTGGATACCGGTTCAGCCGAAGCATTAAGCTTGCGCAATACGAATACGAGATGAGAGGCGGAATGAAATGATCAGATTATGGAGAAGTACTTATGTTGCCGTACTGCTGGCGGCTATGCTGCTCGCAAGCCTGCACATCCCCGCGCTGCAAGGCTCCACCACCGTCTATGCCGCACCCGACACGTCCGTTGCCAACAAACAGAATTTCAGCACCGACGTGATCTATCAGCTGTTCACGGACCGGTTCCGCAACGGCAATACGGCTAACGATCCGACAGGCGCTGCCTTCAGCGCT
This genomic window contains:
- a CDS encoding DNA ligase, whose product is MMPTTTELRPVHPFEPVRTATQPEGRQWTAQIKWDGVRMLTYYDGSNTRLVNRNLNDRTLQYPELLDVRTYCRANSVILDGEIIAFQENRPSFYEVMKRDRLRAVPSIKAASARTPVTYMIFDILYQNGAWVIDKTLAERQALLQSLIIPRPNIQLVQNAADGEALFHLMKQYGMEGIMYKDLGSAYAINGKDGRWRKRKVFHDLIAVIGGVTLRDRLVNSLLLGVYTESGQLQYIGHAGGGKLTRKDWTAITEMAAGLRAERMPFANTPERSKDAVWITPALTVKVEYLELTPGGTMRHPTLQAIVDRPGKDCTTDQLS
- a CDS encoding phytanoyl-CoA dioxygenase family protein yields the protein MMIKTESLYAEQLQQLHQDGYVLFRNALTPQQTSVIKEGIALAFEGKGPEVMLQGPMFERGEPFEQLIDHPGVIEFVEEVLGPECQLSSMNGMRTMKNNGVSKWHVDEALFFPLPDGVEWDARIPVPIYLLNALYYLDDITEELGPTQVVPGSHRAGKHLSFSEEIEDYNGAGPVSILANAGDCLLFNSQIWHRGAPNLSDTPRYVQQIIYRKKFIVPHMSHDVNAAYKPPADIVERANDRRRRLLGVNRKIF
- a CDS encoding long-chain fatty acid--CoA ligase; its protein translation is MSVDELLKRFSADYAQRPAMVWRENVYTYEWLVKRALSCGDKLAGERHVVSLEADYSPEAVAALFGLLRAGCVVVPLAPELPARKRDEYMDIAQVSLRSRWTGDQIHFAMEERGRRAEHPLLASLLEEGSGGLVLFSSGTTGKSKAAVHSSERLLRKFRTAGRSSRTIPFMLFDHIGGLNILLQTLASGGCLYVAEDRSPHEVCRLIERHRIEVLPTSPTFMRLLLISGVCQHYDLSSLQVVSYGSEVMPPHTLALWNKQFPGVRAVQAYGMSEIGVLRTRSASSESLSFSIADSELQYRIVDGLLELKSGTAMLGYLNAPSPFTRDGWLRTGDEAIVEGNDIRILGRRSELINVGGEKVYPAEIESVIEQMDSISEVAVTAEPSAITGQLIKATVRLRQEIGLKELRGMIRAYCLEHLPPYKIPQKIEVTTEPLISNRMKKVRRPHSI
- a CDS encoding alpha/beta hydrolase-fold protein, whose protein sequence is MQENSTIVTIADFYASRLANYRSIYVYLPPGYKQEDRAVRYPVLYMHAGQRAFPSIRPGGDSWHVDEACDRLIAEGRIERIIVVAIGHVRPVEGNEFYHFKAPEEEADRIRCSGVDYEHFIVHELKPYIDRRFNTMTDAGHTALMGASAGALSSYHIGFRYPDVFGKLILLSPYFIKASLDAESPSGLREEKLYQDYPGRGPGRIWMDIGDAEGLFLPEHARAAAERLLGQGYRHREELAFLLQPDAAHEETAWAQRVEMPLLYMFGKPSRPAALELHGRMEVGIKGPRVRLNPLIRYENGLLMTVLRGDFHSERPDVLDIREDGTLVPRQEGEAWIHVQAEGLHASSRYTVVAELSELVSVTLTAEVPPAFSQADAIFGGMGMKLSAIGGSRYSGRFLVPRDSGYQFRFTQGFRRFELDADGNRVPNRRIRADQELDLHFTIERFAVNKSNETGRGMDGDGAISST